Proteins encoded in a region of the Enterococcus gilvus ATCC BAA-350 genome:
- a CDS encoding DUF308 domain-containing protein, which produces MIFVLKLFGAIVIILGLTKLYDVVKNKQKGNKSPKKFVFGIVLVIIGIAIFPSWSNSSIDAEKWAHSEFREVYWNSVNTIKDTDSQIDEIVFYLESDSQQLTKNAFDNLGIEYKDKSPEEIKEVLNRAERKIKDANKMINDYKVPWYLSNNIYKDGNKIMALQSKQLDLLQEKVQGYKKKGGKFSEKAWDIRTKLDKLEEETNGILEENNLLYY; this is translated from the coding sequence GTGATTTTTGTATTAAAATTATTTGGGGCTATTGTTATTATTTTAGGATTGACAAAACTATATGATGTTGTAAAAAATAAGCAAAAAGGTAATAAAAGTCCTAAGAAATTTGTCTTTGGTATCGTATTAGTTATAATTGGTATTGCAATTTTTCCGAGCTGGTCAAATAGTTCAATTGATGCTGAAAAGTGGGCTCACAGTGAGTTTAGGGAAGTCTATTGGAACTCTGTAAATACTATAAAAGATACCGATTCTCAAATTGATGAGATAGTTTTCTATTTGGAATCAGATTCGCAACAATTAACAAAAAATGCCTTTGATAACTTAGGGATAGAGTATAAAGATAAAAGTCCAGAGGAAATAAAAGAAGTATTAAATAGAGCTGAACGAAAGATTAAAGATGCTAATAAAATGATTAATGATTACAAAGTTCCTTGGTATCTGAGTAACAACATATATAAAGATGGGAATAAGATAATGGCATTGCAATCAAAGCAACTTGATTTGTTACAAGAGAAAGTTCAAGGGTACAAAAAGAAAGGTGGAAAATTTTCTGAGAAAGCTTGGGATATCCGAACTAAGTTAGACAAATTAGAAGAGGAAACCAATGGTATTTTAGAGGAAAATAATTTATTATACTATTGA
- a CDS encoding helix-turn-helix domain-containing protein, protein MERKVEVQLKKLVAERNISLRELARLSDIEPSIINKLANNKHERIYLPHIERIAESLDIDDIGLILKIVPKIDNI, encoded by the coding sequence GTGGAAAGAAAAGTAGAAGTTCAACTAAAAAAACTTGTTGCAGAAAGAAATATATCTCTTCGAGAACTTGCTAGACTATCTGATATAGAACCTTCTATTATTAATAAACTGGCAAATAATAAACATGAAAGAATATATTTGCCTCATATTGAAAGAATTGCCGAATCTTTAGATATTGATGACATTGGTTTAATCTTAAAAATTGTACCTAAAATCGATAACATTTAG
- a CDS encoding TOTE conflict system archaeo-eukaryotic primase domain-containing protein produces MENIYTKQIEDKVVKQMDRLLISYRKEYLFQVKQGEDVKFLTTIDNKVQLNEWRVRKHLNGEYTLGIKLGSGGLTKFMCFDVDIIEEGDRRWTTIELIEMLHSYYGIPMKDIHVWYSGLKGYHVDLYFDGFIREQELENFYYEVLSQMGETIHRIERRPTTGLGVKLPLGIHLKTEEFCYYVDNRTLEPLPIDYFLSIEPQSLNEFKENVLKDCSVMTKHRLTTDKKKSVHRKNISLKEHNNQSVYTYVKKTLEDGCLSEPSSRNYFTFHASRILKYQGNDIEATYQVVFNVIQNTFKNSEIRKFLDQRWNLRGLKDETRRVIEMVYDGDYSFSMKSSDVTFYRQELDIILSIQRKNLRYLLFSLLCHSKKYSGSDGVFYCTHATLADMGNDSNTGRSAKNIRSLEKMGFVKVISSRVFKGGNWLPNYYKMTLGELDIVEGKGITYNSDEPLNLVKVMNDLYSKEELTKIETTGDRFIYQFNIKNKKHPS; encoded by the coding sequence AATATATATACAAAGCAGATAGAGGATAAAGTAGTAAAGCAAATGGACAGACTGTTAATTAGTTATAGAAAGGAATACCTTTTCCAAGTGAAACAAGGAGAGGATGTTAAATTTCTAACAACTATTGATAACAAGGTTCAATTAAACGAGTGGAGAGTTAGAAAACATTTAAATGGAGAATACACATTAGGAATAAAATTAGGTTCAGGTGGTTTGACTAAATTTATGTGTTTTGATGTCGATATTATAGAAGAGGGAGATAGAAGGTGGACAACTATAGAATTGATAGAAATGCTTCATTCTTATTATGGTATCCCTATGAAAGACATTCATGTTTGGTATTCAGGGTTAAAGGGCTATCATGTTGATCTTTATTTTGACGGATTTATTCGAGAACAGGAACTTGAAAACTTCTATTATGAAGTCCTTTCCCAGATGGGAGAAACAATTCATCGCATTGAAAGAAGACCCACTACTGGACTTGGAGTCAAATTACCTTTGGGTATTCATTTGAAAACAGAAGAATTTTGTTACTATGTTGACAATCGGACGTTAGAACCATTACCTATAGATTATTTTTTGTCTATTGAACCCCAGTCTTTGAATGAGTTCAAAGAAAATGTCTTGAAAGATTGTTCAGTTATGACTAAACATCGATTGACAACTGACAAGAAAAAAAGCGTACATCGTAAAAATATCAGTCTGAAGGAGCATAATAACCAAAGCGTTTATACTTACGTGAAAAAAACTCTTGAAGATGGATGCTTGTCAGAACCAAGTAGTAGGAACTATTTTACGTTCCACGCATCTCGCATCTTAAAGTATCAGGGAAATGACATAGAGGCTACGTACCAAGTGGTCTTCAATGTAATCCAAAATACGTTTAAAAACTCTGAGATAAGAAAATTCTTAGATCAAAGGTGGAACTTGCGAGGGTTGAAAGATGAAACACGGCGTGTAATTGAGATGGTTTATGATGGTGATTATTCGTTTAGCATGAAGTCTAGTGACGTTACTTTCTATAGACAAGAGTTAGATATTATCTTATCTATTCAAAGAAAAAATCTAAGATATCTTCTCTTTAGTTTACTGTGTCATTCTAAAAAATATAGTGGCAGTGATGGAGTATTTTATTGTACTCACGCAACTTTAGCTGACATGGGCAATGATAGTAATACTGGAAGAAGTGCTAAGAACATCAGATCACTAGAGAAAATGGGCTTTGTTAAAGTGATATCTTCCAGAGTATTTAAGGGAGGAAATTGGCTTCCTAATTACTATAAGATGACTTTAGGAGAACTGGATATTGTTGAGGGTAAGGGGATTACATACAATTCTGATGAGCCTCTTAATCTAGTGAAGGTAATGAATGACCTATATAGTAAAGAAGAGTTAACTAAAATTGAAACTACTGGTGATAGGTTTATTTACCAGTTTAATATAAAGAACAAAAAGCACCCTTCCTAA